One part of the Gemmatimonas sp. genome encodes these proteins:
- the purM gene encoding phosphoribosylformylglycinamidine cyclo-ligase yields the protein MSTPQDKPPLDYRSAGVDIEAADDAKHRLAKLVHSTMTAGARGAFGGFGGMFRVPEGYKAPLLVASADGVGTKIKIAIEAGRHDTIGHCLVNHCTNDILVQGAVPLYFLDYVAFGKLEPPVVEGVVAGVAAGCRENACALIGGETAEMPGVYTPPDYDLAGFITGIVEEDAVLGSARVQQGDVLVALGGNGLHTNGYSLARRIISDRLKLGVHDVFPDANGATVADVMLKVHRSYLQCLRPVLGHVHAMAHITGGGLPGNLNRALPETLDADVHTSTWTVPSEFRVLAEAGQVASLEMFRAFNMGVGMVVITSADNVSHITSRAAACGIAAWELGTVVPGTGRVRLDGQVS from the coding sequence ATGAGTACCCCACAGGACAAGCCGCCGCTCGACTACCGCAGCGCCGGCGTCGACATCGAGGCCGCCGACGACGCGAAACACCGCCTGGCGAAGCTCGTCCACAGCACCATGACCGCCGGGGCGCGCGGCGCGTTTGGCGGCTTCGGCGGCATGTTCCGTGTGCCCGAGGGGTACAAGGCGCCGCTGCTCGTGGCCAGCGCCGATGGCGTGGGCACCAAGATCAAGATCGCCATCGAGGCCGGTCGCCACGACACCATCGGGCACTGCCTGGTGAACCATTGCACCAACGACATTCTCGTGCAGGGGGCGGTTCCGCTCTACTTCCTCGACTACGTGGCGTTCGGCAAGCTCGAGCCGCCCGTGGTGGAAGGCGTCGTGGCGGGTGTGGCCGCCGGCTGCCGCGAGAACGCCTGTGCGCTCATCGGTGGTGAAACGGCGGAAATGCCCGGCGTGTACACGCCGCCCGACTATGACCTTGCCGGCTTCATTACCGGCATTGTCGAAGAAGACGCCGTGCTCGGTAGCGCGCGCGTGCAGCAGGGCGATGTGCTGGTGGCGCTCGGTGGCAACGGGCTGCACACCAACGGCTATTCGCTGGCGCGTCGCATCATCAGCGATCGACTCAAGCTCGGCGTGCACGACGTGTTCCCTGACGCGAACGGCGCCACCGTGGCCGACGTGATGCTCAAGGTGCACCGCTCGTATCTGCAGTGCCTCCGGCCTGTGCTTGGGCACGTCCACGCCATGGCGCACATCACCGGTGGTGGCCTGCCGGGCAATCTCAACCGGGCCCTCCCCGAAACACTCGATGCCGACGTGCATACGTCCACGTGGACCGTCCCCAGCGAGTTCCGGGTACTCGCGGAGGCGGGGCAGGTGGCCTCGCTCGAGATGTTCCGGGCCTTCAACATGGGAGTGGGCATGGTGGTCATCACGTCGGCCGACAACGTGTCGCACATCACGTCGCGCGCTGCGGCGTGTGGTATTGCGGCGTGGGAGTTGGGTACCGTGGTGCCCGGCACCGGCCGTGTACGGCTCGATGGGCAGGTCAGCTGA